In the Alkaliphilus oremlandii OhILAs genome, one interval contains:
- a CDS encoding MltG/YceG/YrrL family protein — MERLKDFFHDYSDMFLALFVAGIMFFAISWNLGSWFDNSSNTALANNTPVIEQEKPEKDSTVTDDPQGSEEENSSNENKEDENAIDSENTENAPKENTVAEEKPPVVAEVKTITVPNGTPGTGVANILKENGLIQNTNDFIQAAERLNLAVRLKSGTFEISTDATVEDMVKIIAGQKK; from the coding sequence GGAGAGGTTAAAGGATTTTTTTCACGATTATTCCGATATGTTCCTTGCCCTATTTGTAGCGGGTATCATGTTTTTTGCAATTTCTTGGAACCTTGGAAGCTGGTTTGACAATTCTTCCAATACCGCATTGGCAAATAATACTCCAGTAATAGAACAAGAAAAGCCTGAAAAGGATTCTACGGTGACTGATGATCCTCAGGGTTCAGAAGAAGAGAATTCTTCAAATGAAAATAAAGAAGATGAAAATGCAATTGATTCTGAAAATACAGAAAATGCACCCAAAGAAAATACGGTCGCTGAAGAGAAGCCGCCAGTTGTTGCAGAAGTAAAAACGATTACAGTTCCCAATGGGACTCCTGGAACAGGCGTTGCAAACATTCTTAAAGAAAATGGATTGATCCAAAATACGAACGATTTTATCCAAGCTGCAGAAAGATTGAATCTGGCAGTACGATTGAAATCTGGAACTTTTGAAATATCCACAGATGCTACAGTAGAAGATATGGTAAAAATTATAGCAGGACAGAAAAAGTAA
- a CDS encoding PrsW family intramembrane metalloprotease, producing METRLMIIAITPIIALAMGIYLVDRYDREPWWLLIRVFGLGAFSVIPILFLQRFLISIDLFSGIFSIAYQSFIVAGLTEEFFKRAAVVYGVYNNKHFNEKLDGIVYCVFSALGFATVENIMYVVFRYTGNYSVGIMRGILSVPAHMLFGITMGYYLSLSKYTRESSLSSQYYKKSLIVPVLLHGLFNFILMAKIPALMVFFIPYVIYLWITNLKKLNQYTRDSKDLFNRIEDRKE from the coding sequence ATGGAGACTAGACTGATGATCATTGCGATTACACCGATTATTGCTTTGGCAATGGGCATATATTTAGTAGATCGATACGATCGGGAACCATGGTGGCTTTTAATTCGTGTTTTTGGGCTAGGGGCTTTTTCTGTAATCCCCATTCTATTTTTGCAGAGATTTTTGATTTCTATAGATTTGTTTTCCGGGATATTTTCCATTGCATATCAATCATTCATCGTAGCGGGATTAACAGAAGAGTTTTTTAAAAGAGCAGCAGTGGTCTATGGCGTATATAACAACAAACATTTTAATGAAAAGTTAGATGGGATTGTATACTGTGTATTTTCTGCCCTAGGCTTTGCTACAGTAGAAAATATTATGTATGTGGTTTTCAGATACACAGGAAACTATTCCGTTGGTATCATGCGGGGGATTTTATCCGTGCCTGCCCATATGCTCTTTGGTATTACCATGGGATATTATTTATCCCTAAGTAAATACACGAGAGAGTCTTCCTTAAGCTCACAATATTATAAAAAATCCTTAATCGTTCCAGTGCTGTTACATGGTCTATTTAATTTTATATTAATGGCAAAGATTCCAGCCTTGATGGTATTTTTTATTCCGTATGTCATTTATTTGTGGATTACAAACTTAAAAAAGTTAAATCAGTACACAAGAGATAGTAAAGATCTCTTTAATAGAATAGAGGACAGAAAAGAGTGA
- a CDS encoding type II CAAX endopeptidase family protein: MVNHKKLMVLDANLLYLIGALIFWTIGSYVQSTHLLGGLLITQYVLILLPPVIYAKVKNVSIKETFRLNKISFKHGVIVVMITILTYPVAVFTNALIMTIMSLMGNLNIPALPTASTGSEYLIHMLIISVSAGICEEMFFRGFVLSGYERLGRRKAIVLSAILFGVFHFNLYNLMGPMMLGLVFGYLVIETDSIFAGMIGHMTNNGFAVTLGFLANAASKMVGDIEAGGEVAAGVSTTAVMIGTTILFGIISVITLFIAYRLVKVIRKDRGTMRIQEDEAQPHVRKSEFIPLIIPACLFILVAVLQIREIISLG, from the coding sequence ATGGTAAACCACAAAAAGCTTATGGTACTGGATGCCAACTTGTTATACCTCATTGGCGCACTGATATTTTGGACGATTGGTTCCTATGTTCAAAGCACTCATCTTTTAGGAGGATTGCTGATTACTCAGTATGTATTAATTCTTCTTCCGCCTGTGATCTATGCTAAAGTAAAAAATGTGAGCATTAAGGAAACCTTTAGGCTAAATAAAATCAGCTTCAAACATGGCGTCATCGTTGTGATGATCACTATTTTAACCTACCCTGTGGCTGTATTTACAAATGCTCTGATTATGACCATTATGAGTCTTATGGGGAATTTAAATATCCCTGCTTTACCTACAGCTTCAACGGGGAGTGAATATTTAATCCATATGCTTATCATTTCTGTATCGGCAGGTATTTGTGAAGAAATGTTTTTTAGAGGGTTTGTACTTTCTGGCTATGAGCGACTAGGAAGGAGAAAAGCCATCGTTTTATCGGCAATTTTATTCGGTGTTTTCCACTTTAATTTATATAACTTAATGGGGCCCATGATGCTGGGTTTGGTTTTTGGGTATTTGGTTATAGAAACGGATTCTATTTTTGCCGGAATGATTGGCCATATGACCAATAATGGATTTGCTGTAACCTTAGGTTTTTTAGCAAATGCAGCCTCTAAAATGGTAGGTGATATTGAAGCTGGCGGTGAAGTTGCTGCTGGAGTTTCTACAACGGCAGTAATGATAGGAACTACGATATTGTTCGGGATTATTTCCGTGATCACTTTATTTATTGCTTATCGACTGGTTAAGGTTATACGAAAAGATAGGGGCACTATGAGAATACAGGAAGACGAGGCACAGCCGCACGTTAGAAAATCGGAGTTTATTCCATTGATCATTCCTGCATGTTTATTTATTTTAGTGGCTGTACTTCAGATCAGAGAAATTATTTCTTTAGGTTAA
- the hpt gene encoding hypoxanthine phosphoribosyltransferase: MDIDKKVWEVLCSEEDIAARLTALGKEISDEYRDKKLYVISLLRGSFVFTADLVRKLDIPVKIDFMTTSSYGHDTESSGTVQIVTDIKENLEDYHVLVVDDITDSGLTMKFVMDHLKTKNPQSVKSCVLLDKPERRKVEIVPDYVGFTIPDKFVVGYGLNYGDYYRNIPYVFVVTDQDR, translated from the coding sequence ATGGACATAGATAAAAAAGTATGGGAAGTACTTTGTTCAGAAGAAGACATTGCAGCTAGACTTACAGCCTTAGGAAAAGAAATTTCAGATGAATATAGAGATAAGAAATTATATGTGATATCTTTATTGAGAGGAAGCTTTGTTTTTACTGCAGATTTGGTTAGAAAACTAGATATTCCTGTTAAAATAGATTTTATGACAACATCTAGCTATGGACATGATACAGAGTCCAGTGGAACTGTACAAATCGTTACAGATATTAAAGAAAACCTAGAAGACTACCACGTCCTTGTCGTAGATGATATTACAGACTCTGGATTGACAATGAAATTTGTAATGGACCATTTAAAAACGAAGAATCCACAAAGTGTAAAATCATGTGTGCTATTGGATAAGCCAGAGCGTAGAAAAGTGGAGATTGTTCCAGATTATGTTGGATTTACTATTCCAGATAAATTTGTTGTTGGTTACGGATTAAACTATGGAGATTACTACCGTAATATTCCTTACGTTTTTGTTGTAACCGATCAAGACCGATAG
- a CDS encoding single-stranded DNA-binding protein: METNVVTIVGKISGEKKFSHEIYGEGFYVYNMEIPRLSETVDNLPLTISERLLVGLDLKDQDMIKVEGQLRSYNKFIDGSNRLVLTIFARDIMPFDGEEDLKNPNEIFLEGYICKSPVYRETPFGREITDILVAVNRLYNKSDYIPAIAWGRNARFSSNLNIGDKIRIWGRIQSRKYQKKFNDGNVVNKVAYEVSISKMEKVNSEDENKTEEHTDL; the protein is encoded by the coding sequence ATGGAAACAAATGTTGTAACAATCGTTGGAAAAATTAGTGGTGAGAAGAAGTTCAGCCATGAAATTTATGGAGAGGGATTTTACGTATATAATATGGAAATACCTCGACTCAGTGAAACAGTAGACAATCTACCTTTAACAATATCAGAGCGATTGTTGGTTGGATTGGATTTAAAAGATCAAGATATGATTAAGGTAGAGGGGCAGCTAAGGTCCTATAATAAATTTATTGATGGTAGCAATCGTCTCGTATTAACCATATTTGCTAGAGATATTATGCCGTTCGATGGAGAAGAGGATTTAAAAAATCCAAATGAAATATTTTTGGAAGGATATATTTGCAAATCTCCAGTATATAGAGAAACGCCTTTTGGCAGAGAGATTACAGATATCTTAGTTGCTGTAAATAGGCTATATAATAAATCGGACTATATTCCAGCCATTGCATGGGGAAGAAACGCAAGGTTTTCATCGAATTTAAATATTGGCGATAAGATACGGATATGGGGCCGCATACAAAGTCGGAAATATCAAAAAAAATTCAATGATGGCAATGTAGTAAATAAAGTTGCCTACGAGGTTTCTATTTCCAAGATGGAAAAAGTAAACAGTGAAGATGAGAATAAAACAGAAGAACACACGGACCTCTAA
- a CDS encoding Mur ligase family protein — MNIDGIEIKGVTSDSRQVKKGYIFVAITGEKEDGNNFIHEAVQKGAVMIYTENDVHIKDCIVKKVPDCRKELGNLCNQFYGYPSDKLLVIGVTGTNGKTTTTNLIYHILKESGKKAGLIGTLFIKIGTKQYASKLTTPCTEDIYYYLNQMVEEGVTVAVLEVSSHGLKNNRVHGIDFDIAIHTNINWDHLNFHKNINDYVNSKKKLFDSLSEGKVALINHDDQYGIKMLEGKKEILAITYGLSSKSTVTASSIDFGFTTSFTYCLQRGITTLEGVEIEAFEYPVTSNLIGNHNIYNALLAISTCLLLNIPIDKIVQSIKNYPAVQRRMQIIYRDKFTVIDDYCHNPSSYEAVFNAIQNLQYNNLHIVNGIRGNRGVHINKKNAEVLKQWYDILNIKKLVITDSTDFIDPMNSALEEEKNICFEVFNSSAIPFQYERNLRDAIEEGIRDLRQGDILLLLGAQSMDKGKQLFFEIIKAPEDAPTHNQMLFYSEEMDYSQKKFH; from the coding sequence ATGAACATTGACGGCATAGAAATAAAAGGCGTGACTTCGGATTCTAGACAGGTTAAAAAGGGTTATATTTTTGTGGCGATCACTGGGGAGAAGGAAGATGGGAATAACTTCATACATGAGGCTGTACAAAAAGGAGCCGTTATGATTTATACGGAAAATGATGTACACATTAAAGACTGTATCGTAAAAAAGGTACCAGATTGTCGGAAGGAGTTAGGGAATCTGTGCAATCAATTCTACGGATATCCCTCTGACAAGCTATTAGTTATTGGTGTTACAGGAACCAATGGGAAGACCACAACAACGAATTTAATATATCATATTTTGAAAGAATCTGGAAAGAAAGCTGGGCTTATTGGAACTTTATTCATAAAAATAGGTACGAAACAATATGCTTCAAAATTGACCACGCCCTGCACGGAGGATATTTATTATTATTTAAATCAGATGGTAGAAGAAGGTGTAACAGTTGCGGTTCTTGAAGTTTCTTCCCATGGATTAAAAAATAATAGAGTTCATGGTATTGACTTCGATATCGCAATCCATACCAACATTAATTGGGATCACTTGAATTTTCATAAGAATATCAATGATTATGTAAATTCTAAGAAAAAATTATTTGATAGCCTTTCGGAAGGAAAAGTGGCTCTAATCAATCATGACGATCAATATGGTATAAAAATGTTGGAGGGAAAAAAAGAAATCCTTGCGATTACTTACGGTTTAAGCTCTAAATCAACTGTTACAGCTTCTAGTATTGATTTTGGTTTTACAACCTCCTTTACTTATTGCCTGCAAAGAGGGATCACGACCTTAGAGGGTGTAGAAATAGAAGCCTTTGAATATCCCGTTACATCGAATTTAATAGGAAATCATAATATTTATAATGCGTTATTAGCCATTAGTACCTGTCTGCTATTGAATATTCCAATAGATAAAATTGTGCAATCTATAAAAAATTATCCCGCTGTTCAACGACGAATGCAGATCATCTATCGCGATAAGTTTACGGTGATAGACGATTACTGCCATAATCCATCCAGCTATGAGGCTGTATTCAATGCCATACAGAATCTACAGTATAATAATCTACATATAGTCAATGGCATTCGAGGAAACAGAGGGGTCCATATCAATAAAAAAAATGCAGAGGTATTAAAGCAGTGGTACGACATTTTGAATATAAAAAAACTTGTGATTACAGATAGTACAGATTTTATAGATCCTATGAACAGTGCTTTAGAGGAAGAAAAAAATATTTGTTTTGAAGTATTCAATAGCTCTGCCATCCCCTTTCAATATGAACGAAATTTAAGAGATGCCATAGAGGAAGGCATCCGAGATTTAAGGCAGGGAGATATTCTGTTGCTATTGGGAGCACAATCTATGGATAAAGGGAAGCAACTATTTTTTGAGATCATTAAGGCTCCAGAAGATGCTCCTACCCATAATCAAATGCTGTTTTATTCTGAGGAGATGGATTACTCCCAGAAAAAGTTCCATTAA
- the pdaB gene encoding polysaccharide deacetylase family sporulation protein PdaB, producing the protein MKLYIFRKRMFSIILCVLLLLSGIVAYTKAIDGSIAAVFSNQKRLPIYSVETEEKKIAISFDAAWGDEFTDDILDTLDKYNVKTTFFLVSFWVEKYPDMVKKIYDRGHEIGNHSTTHPHMSKLSKEQIITELKTTGDKIAKITGKDPVVFRPPFGDYNDLLIETAEELNYHTIQWDVDSLDWKELGVQAVVDRVTRNVKKGSIVLFHNNAKYVSQFLPIVLEKLQEQGYEIVPVSELIYTENYSIDNTGRQKKN; encoded by the coding sequence ATGAAATTATATATCTTTAGAAAAAGAATGTTCTCTATTATTCTATGTGTTTTATTACTGTTAAGTGGTATTGTAGCGTATACAAAGGCAATCGATGGCAGTATCGCAGCAGTTTTTTCGAATCAAAAGAGATTGCCCATCTACAGTGTAGAAACTGAAGAGAAAAAGATTGCCATTAGCTTCGACGCTGCTTGGGGTGATGAATTTACAGATGATATATTGGATACATTAGATAAATATAATGTGAAAACTACATTCTTCTTAGTATCTTTCTGGGTAGAAAAATATCCAGATATGGTGAAAAAAATCTACGATAGGGGTCACGAGATCGGAAACCATTCGACGACACATCCACATATGTCGAAGCTATCGAAGGAGCAGATTATCACTGAATTAAAAACTACAGGGGATAAAATTGCGAAAATTACAGGAAAAGATCCCGTCGTTTTCAGACCGCCATTTGGAGATTATAACGATTTGTTGATAGAAACTGCAGAAGAACTAAATTATCATACCATTCAGTGGGATGTAGATTCATTGGATTGGAAGGAACTGGGTGTTCAGGCGGTAGTAGATCGGGTCACTCGAAATGTTAAAAAAGGATCCATCGTATTATTTCATAACAATGCGAAATATGTCAGTCAATTTCTACCCATCGTATTAGAAAAACTACAAGAACAAGGATATGAAATTGTCCCAGTATCAGAATTGATATACACAGAAAATTACTCCATTGATAATACAGGAAGGCAGAAAAAGAATTAG
- a CDS encoding glycine betaine ABC transporter substrate-binding protein, with amino-acid sequence MIKNKWKKLSIIAVAIVSLTIVGCSNSKTGDQDSGGTLGKQLGYKITGIDAGAGVVQAAEKAVKDYGLDYTVQTSSGAAMTQALADAIENKEPIIVTGWSPHWKFAKYDLKYLEDPKGSFGEAEHINTIVRLGLDKDMPNAYKILDNFYWTSDDMEAVMSKVNEGADVEEVARQWIDDHQDKVSKWTEGAEKVNGEAIKLAYVAWDTEIASTNVIGLVLEDMGYKVTLTQVEAGPMWAAVASGDADAIVAAWLPGTHKKYMEDYKGQVEDLGPNLEGAKIGLVVPAYMEINSIEDLIE; translated from the coding sequence ATGATTAAAAATAAATGGAAGAAATTAAGTATTATTGCTGTTGCTATTGTATCACTGACCATTGTAGGATGCAGTAACAGTAAAACAGGAGATCAGGACTCTGGTGGTACTCTAGGAAAGCAGCTAGGGTACAAAATTACAGGCATCGATGCGGGAGCAGGCGTTGTTCAAGCGGCAGAAAAGGCTGTTAAAGATTACGGATTAGATTACACGGTGCAAACTAGCTCAGGTGCTGCCATGACGCAAGCACTTGCAGATGCTATTGAAAATAAAGAGCCAATTATAGTTACTGGTTGGTCTCCACATTGGAAATTTGCTAAATATGATTTAAAATATTTAGAGGATCCAAAGGGTTCCTTTGGTGAAGCAGAGCACATCAATACAATTGTTCGTTTGGGACTAGATAAAGATATGCCCAATGCATACAAAATATTAGATAACTTCTACTGGACATCGGACGATATGGAAGCCGTTATGTCCAAAGTCAATGAAGGAGCAGATGTAGAAGAAGTTGCAAGACAATGGATCGATGATCATCAAGATAAGGTGAGCAAATGGACAGAAGGAGCAGAAAAGGTCAATGGTGAGGCGATTAAACTTGCCTACGTTGCATGGGATACTGAAATTGCCTCGACCAATGTAATTGGCTTGGTATTAGAAGATATGGGATATAAAGTTACGTTGACTCAAGTTGAAGCAGGACCAATGTGGGCTGCAGTAGCCAGTGGCGATGCAGATGCAATTGTAGCTGCATGGTTACCGGGAACCCACAAGAAGTATATGGAGGATTATAAGGGCCAAGTTGAAGATTTAGGTCCAAACCTAGAGGGTGCAAAGATAGGTCTCGTTGTACCAGCTTATATGGAGATCAATTCTATAGAAGATTTAATTGAATAA
- a CDS encoding ABC transporter permease codes for MQIPQIPLAKWADMIVAWLRKDAQWFFSPIKNLLDAIVTGLSDILIAIPPLVFIMIMVILTVIITKKRWGLTVFVLGGLLLIQNLGYWKGTMLTLSLILTSSLISIVIGIPLGIWMSRSKAAQNIITPILDLMQTMPAFVYLIPAVSFFGIGMVPGIIASVIFAMPPVVRLTNLGIRQVSTELIEAADAFGSTATQKLFKVQLPMAKSTIMAGINQTIMLALSMVVIASMIGAEGLGVEVFRAVTRNEAGQGFASGISIVILAIILDRMTQALNTKKHS; via the coding sequence ATGCAGATACCACAAATACCCCTCGCTAAATGGGCGGATATGATTGTTGCTTGGTTAAGAAAGGATGCTCAGTGGTTTTTTAGCCCTATTAAAAACCTTTTAGATGCTATTGTAACTGGCTTAAGTGATATTCTTATTGCCATTCCTCCCTTAGTTTTTATAATGATTATGGTAATACTGACGGTAATCATCACTAAGAAAAGATGGGGATTAACCGTATTCGTTTTAGGCGGTTTACTTTTAATACAAAATCTTGGTTATTGGAAGGGAACAATGTTGACCTTATCGTTAATTTTAACATCCAGCCTGATATCCATCGTCATCGGGATTCCTCTTGGAATATGGATGTCGAGAAGCAAGGCGGCGCAGAATATCATAACACCTATATTAGACTTGATGCAGACTATGCCAGCTTTTGTCTATTTAATACCAGCCGTTTCTTTTTTCGGCATAGGGATGGTACCTGGAATTATTGCATCTGTTATATTTGCAATGCCGCCGGTTGTACGTTTAACCAATCTGGGGATCCGACAAGTCTCTACAGAGCTAATAGAAGCAGCAGATGCCTTTGGCTCCACTGCAACACAAAAGCTATTTAAAGTTCAGCTTCCTATGGCAAAAAGCACCATTATGGCAGGAATTAATCAAACCATTATGTTGGCGCTATCCATGGTGGTTATTGCTTCTATGATTGGGGCTGAAGGCTTAGGGGTTGAAGTCTTCAGAGCTGTTACGAGAAATGAAGCCGGACAAGGATTTGCTTCTGGTATATCCATTGTTATACTGGCAATTATATTAGACCGTATGACTCAAGCATTAAATACTAAAAAGCATTCTTAG
- a CDS encoding quaternary amine ABC transporter ATP-binding protein, whose product MIKIEVKDLTKVFGKNPSQGIKLLQEGKTKEQILKETGMTVGVNRASFEVYTGEIFVIMGLSGSGKSTLVRLINRLIEPSAGSVFVDGEDLAKMDKEQLRKTRRKKLGMVFQKFGLFPHRTILENVGYGLEVQGMQKDEIRSRAMESLKLVGLEGYEDQYPSQLSGGMQQRVGLARALANKPDILLMDEAFSALDPLIRKEMQDELIELQSTMQKTIIFITHDLDEALKIGDRIALMKDGVIVQIGTPEEIMTNPANDYVKKFVEDVDRSKVFSAQHVMKRPETIDVEKHGPRVALQNMKQAGISSIYVINKNKELLGVVTADAASKAVKDGNKNIYDVMEKEVPIVPPDLSLNDLFEVIHNSPVPVAVVENKILKGIIVRGAVLAALAGNEVNEDADTTNTPR is encoded by the coding sequence ATGATAAAGATTGAAGTGAAAGACTTGACGAAGGTTTTTGGAAAAAACCCAAGTCAAGGAATCAAATTGCTACAAGAGGGAAAAACAAAAGAACAGATTCTAAAAGAAACGGGAATGACGGTAGGTGTAAACCGAGCATCATTCGAAGTATATACGGGAGAAATTTTCGTTATTATGGGTTTATCCGGCAGTGGAAAATCGACTTTAGTTCGGTTGATTAATCGCCTGATCGAGCCCAGTGCAGGAAGTGTATTTGTAGATGGTGAGGATCTAGCTAAAATGGATAAGGAGCAACTTCGCAAAACTAGAAGAAAAAAACTGGGTATGGTTTTTCAAAAATTTGGGTTGTTTCCACATCGAACTATTCTAGAAAATGTAGGATACGGTTTAGAGGTTCAAGGCATGCAGAAAGATGAAATCCGAAGTAGAGCGATGGAGTCTTTAAAATTAGTTGGTTTAGAAGGGTATGAGGATCAGTACCCTAGCCAATTGTCTGGAGGAATGCAGCAAAGAGTAGGTCTAGCCAGAGCTTTGGCAAATAAACCGGATATATTATTGATGGACGAAGCCTTCTCTGCTCTCGATCCCTTAATCCGTAAAGAAATGCAGGATGAATTGATAGAATTACAATCTACAATGCAAAAGACGATTATATTCATTACCCATGATTTAGATGAAGCTCTTAAAATAGGAGATCGAATCGCATTGATGAAGGATGGCGTAATTGTTCAAATCGGTACGCCGGAAGAAATTATGACGAACCCTGCCAATGATTACGTTAAAAAATTCGTTGAGGACGTAGACCGCTCTAAAGTATTCTCTGCTCAGCACGTTATGAAGCGACCAGAGACCATTGATGTTGAAAAACACGGTCCACGGGTTGCGTTGCAGAATATGAAGCAAGCGGGAATTTCTAGTATTTATGTGATCAATAAAAATAAAGAGCTCCTCGGTGTTGTAACTGCAGATGCTGCGTCAAAAGCAGTAAAGGATGGCAACAAAAATATTTATGATGTGATGGAAAAGGAAGTGCCCATCGTTCCACCGGATCTATCTTTGAACGATCTGTTCGAGGTGATTCATAATTCACCAGTACCTGTGGCTGTTGTGGAAAATAAAATATTAAAAGGAATTATCGTAAGGGGTGCAGTACTGGCAGCTCTTGCTGGAAATGAGGTGAATGAGGATGCAGATACCACAAATACCCCTCGCTAA
- a CDS encoding GbsR/MarR family transcriptional regulator: MNLNDTHIINEVEEIKSEAILTLSKLINLYGLSLSESRLFSIIFLENNPLTLDDMSQSLGMSKTSMSTGIRSLLDAEMVEKTWKKGIRKDLYTAEESLYKTFSNTFVHQWLSVVHNHIKIFNEISKNLNMLLPQFEDPELQNSLTKYLQKIDRIIDFYQWLNETFKQLQEKIEDLEG, translated from the coding sequence ATGAATTTAAATGATACGCACATAATAAATGAAGTAGAAGAAATAAAAAGCGAAGCAATACTTACATTATCGAAATTGATCAACCTTTATGGATTATCCTTGTCAGAGTCCCGTCTGTTTTCCATTATATTTCTTGAAAACAATCCATTAACCTTAGATGATATGAGCCAATCCCTAGGAATGAGCAAAACCTCTATGAGTACAGGAATACGCAGCTTATTAGATGCTGAAATGGTTGAAAAAACTTGGAAGAAAGGAATACGAAAAGATTTATATACCGCAGAAGAAAGTTTATATAAGACCTTTTCAAATACGTTCGTCCACCAATGGCTTTCTGTTGTTCACAATCATATCAAAATTTTTAACGAAATTTCAAAAAATTTGAATATGCTCTTACCCCAGTTCGAAGATCCAGAGCTACAAAATTCCTTAACGAAGTATTTGCAAAAAATAGATCGCATTATTGACTTTTATCAATGGCTCAATGAAACCTTCAAACAGCTTCAGGAAAAGATTGAAGATTTAGAGGGCTAA
- a CDS encoding LL-diaminopimelate aminotransferase — MSFYIDKIAHRLGGKDFANETKIYKFAKIKKAKELAMKNNPNLSLIDLGIGEPDKAADTPIVHALSSEAGKLENRLYSDNGIPEFQEAAAGYLEKVYGLKNINPYTEIIHGIGSKSILSMLPMCFINPGDITLATTPGYPVLSTYTNYLGGTTYNLPLYKEHDFYPDFSTIPKEVLAKAKLLYINYPNNPTGQVATEEFYKKVVDFAHTNNVIVVSDAAYAPITFEGKQPLSFLSIDGAKEVGLELHSLSKGYNMTGWRLAFIVGNPLAIKAYGTVKDNTDSGQFRAIQKAGVYALNHPEICVENCHRYARRLDLLVAALKEVGFSAEKPKGTFYCYVPIPKGTQSGITFGSAEEVSEYLIKNALISTVPWDDAGAYLRMSVTFQANSAREELETINEIKRRLLGLQLIF, encoded by the coding sequence ATGAGTTTTTATATTGATAAAATAGCTCATCGACTGGGTGGAAAAGACTTTGCAAATGAAACAAAGATCTATAAATTTGCAAAGATAAAAAAAGCAAAAGAGCTTGCGATGAAAAATAACCCAAATCTATCCCTAATTGATTTAGGAATCGGAGAACCAGACAAAGCCGCAGATACACCGATTGTTCATGCTTTATCCAGCGAGGCTGGAAAGCTTGAAAATCGACTATACTCCGACAATGGTATTCCTGAGTTTCAAGAGGCTGCTGCTGGGTATCTAGAAAAAGTTTATGGTCTTAAAAACATCAATCCTTATACAGAAATCATTCACGGAATTGGTTCTAAATCCATATTGTCCATGCTTCCAATGTGCTTTATCAATCCCGGAGATATTACCTTAGCCACAACACCTGGTTACCCTGTTCTATCTACCTATACCAACTATCTTGGCGGTACTACATATAACTTGCCCCTATATAAGGAGCATGACTTTTATCCCGATTTCTCTACAATTCCAAAAGAGGTTCTAGCAAAAGCCAAGCTTCTTTATATAAATTATCCCAATAATCCAACTGGCCAAGTGGCTACAGAAGAATTCTATAAAAAGGTCGTCGACTTTGCACATACAAATAATGTTATCGTCGTTTCCGATGCGGCTTACGCTCCGATTACTTTTGAAGGAAAGCAACCTTTAAGTTTTCTTTCTATTGATGGTGCCAAGGAAGTTGGCTTAGAACTCCACAGTTTGTCCAAGGGGTATAATATGACAGGATGGCGATTGGCCTTTATTGTAGGAAATCCGCTCGCCATTAAGGCCTATGGCACGGTCAAAGACAATACGGATTCTGGACAGTTTAGAGCGATACAAAAGGCAGGAGTTTATGCCCTAAATCATCCAGAAATTTGTGTTGAAAATTGCCATCGTTATGCTAGGCGTTTGGATCTTCTAGTCGCTGCCCTAAAGGAAGTTGGATTCTCAGCAGAAAAGCCCAAGGGGACATTCTATTGTTACGTTCCAATACCAAAGGGAACTCAATCTGGAATCACCTTTGGCAGTGCCGAAGAAGTATCTGAATATCTGATAAAAAATGCGCTGATTTCTACAGTTCCTTGGGACGATGCCGGTGCTTACCTAAGGATGTCTGTTACCTTTCAGGCAAATAGTGCCCGGGAAGAGCTTGAAACCATCAACGAAATTAAACGTCGGCTCTTAGGACTACAATTAATTTTCTAA